In Cryptomeria japonica chromosome 10, Sugi_1.0, whole genome shotgun sequence, a genomic segment contains:
- the LOC131041767 gene encoding uncharacterized protein LOC131041767, with the protein MAIAFTQHLTRADQGNNANRGNNGNQGNNTNQGNNANQGGGQGNGGNGDASANRGTRTYARASSSTMRPLMPQFPPRQNDQNNVGPTEQEIQNMIMDDWRDSSLEL; encoded by the coding sequence ATGGCTATAGCATTTACACAACATTTGACGAGAGCAGATCAAGGCAATAATGCCAACCGAGGTAATAATGGCAACCAAGGTAATAATACCAATCAGGGTAATAATGCTAATCAGGGAGGTGGACAGGGTAATGGAGGTAATGGAGATGCATCGGCTAACAGGGGAACCAGGACATATGCTAGAGCAAGTTCTTCTACTATGAGACCACTCATGCCACAGTTTCCTCCGAGACAGAATGACCAGAATAATGTCGGTCCTACAGAGCAAGAGATTCAAAATATGATTATGGATGATTGGAGGGACTCTAGCCTTGAGCTATAG